Proteins from one Planctomycetia bacterium genomic window:
- a CDS encoding HAD-IA family hydrolase, whose translation MPYRLVLWDFDGTIADSMAISLTIVNRLAAQFRFKPITDPYSVRKMTVRKFMKEHNIGFLKLPRITRAFQQAMRHEIENVKLYPGILRVLKQTHSAGMRHAILSSNSPENIQACLKANGISEYFEFTAGCFKLLGKARGIKRVIKQHKLQKKDVLYIGDEVRDVAAAHKAGIDVAAVSWGINDWNTLADAEPTHQVSTAEELLAVAICSKL comes from the coding sequence ATGCCTTACCGATTGGTACTCTGGGATTTTGATGGCACCATCGCTGATTCGATGGCGATTTCGCTGACTATTGTCAATCGGTTAGCTGCGCAGTTCCGTTTCAAGCCGATTACCGATCCGTACAGCGTACGAAAGATGACCGTGCGGAAATTCATGAAAGAACATAACATCGGCTTCCTCAAGTTGCCTCGGATTACCCGTGCATTTCAACAGGCCATGCGGCATGAGATCGAGAATGTTAAGCTCTATCCGGGAATCCTGCGTGTCCTGAAGCAAACGCATTCAGCTGGAATGCGACATGCCATACTTTCCTCTAACTCGCCGGAAAATATCCAAGCATGTTTGAAAGCCAATGGCATATCCGAATACTTTGAATTTACTGCAGGCTGTTTCAAGCTGTTAGGAAAAGCCCGAGGCATTAAACGTGTAATCAAACAGCACAAACTTCAGAAAAAAGATGTGTTGTACATCGGTGATGAGGTACGCGATGTTGCTGCCGCACACAAAGCAGGTATTGATGTTGCAGCAGTGAGTTGGGGTATCAACGATTGGAACACACTGGCTGACGCAGAACCGACGCACCAGGTTTCTACTGCAGAAGAACTGCTCGCAGTAGCTATCTGTTCCAAGCTCTGA
- a CDS encoding HAD hydrolase-like protein, with the protein MSTPYVFLFDIDGTLLSSGGAGKMALETAFLNLFGLMEIRKQVPYSGRTDVAIAHELLQAHDIDPSLENISKLQESYLNQLPQALNCKKGSVLPGVIPLLEALRSSSHSIMIGLLTGNIRRGAQVKLGHYDMNHFFSFGGFGDGVHTRNEVAQAAWNEARQFAGVELSPNRTWVIGDTPLDISCARHIGAKVLAVSTGMHPHDELESHKPDLLAASLNHPVLLSRMLV; encoded by the coding sequence TTGTCTACTCCTTATGTATTCCTGTTCGACATCGATGGCACATTGCTTTCCAGTGGCGGTGCAGGAAAGATGGCACTGGAAACAGCATTCCTGAATCTGTTTGGACTTATGGAGATTAGAAAACAGGTGCCTTATAGTGGTCGTACCGATGTAGCGATTGCCCATGAATTGCTTCAGGCTCACGACATCGATCCCAGTTTAGAGAACATTTCAAAGTTGCAGGAATCGTATCTTAATCAGTTGCCACAAGCTCTGAATTGCAAAAAAGGAAGCGTTCTTCCTGGCGTCATCCCACTATTGGAAGCACTTCGTTCCAGTTCTCATTCGATAATGATAGGGCTTTTGACAGGAAACATCCGTCGCGGAGCGCAGGTTAAGTTAGGCCATTATGACATGAATCACTTCTTCTCTTTCGGGGGATTTGGAGACGGAGTGCATACCCGCAATGAGGTTGCACAAGCCGCCTGGAATGAGGCACGGCAGTTCGCTGGAGTGGAACTCTCTCCAAATCGTACCTGGGTAATTGGCGACACACCGCTCGATATCAGCTGTGCTCGACATATTGGCGCTAAAGTCCTGGCGGTCTCAACTGGAATGCATCCACATGATGAGTTGGAAAGTCATAAGCCAGATCTACTAGCTGCGTCATTAAATCATCCTGTATTGTTATCAAGGATGCTGGTGTAA
- a CDS encoding HEAT repeat domain-containing protein, which translates to MKHVFHQVICFSYFIFHSFAMAQLPPNKALSSFQVAAGLKLELFASEPMFSNPTCMDIDEKGRVWVCESVNYRTTLHRKPVNRKEGDRIVILHDTDGDGKADNATTFYQAPDFLAPLGIAVSKDPAGPGYKVYVCHSPHLYLFEDTNGDGKADGPPKILLTGFGGHDHDHGIHGIHFGPDGKLYFSVGDQGVKNLKDRNGKVWNTNQTDCKAGTIWRCNTDGTGLELLAHNFRNQYEPAVNSFGTMFVSDNDDDGLQQTRICHVMYGGDYGYWPRNRGDHHWHEDQPGVVHKTLRTGFGSPTGMCWYEGKLLHKAFSSQLSAISKNNQYEGFLLHTDAGPREVRLFGVRPKGAGYELDKVNLVTSTDNWFRPSDVCVAPDGSIFIADWYDPGVGGHGMGDTTRGRIYRLTHSVKNSVASSEPQKNDMLMQISSPCIATRAYAASKLLTSPGEQTKILLQGLATSDPVIACRCYWLLAKTNGGGRAFTLSEKEAFERFLERSEPHVKNCICRQYCDTSPNLLLIDDKLPASVTAQNWREFLIGWRNSDADVVKDGFYKLTNLFDGHDRAYLSALNIACGTDQQRRNTILKDFEKHFPEWNDKTAWLVWELRPPSVISKLGRKVASENMSPLQTELALGALAASSGIEGGESLLKLLQDTKPNRHVRAAALKTLLQHLGGKWSSLKSSFLVLKAIETQMTDGEMLPAVVELVSVCERKDFQGFLDRLAFNSEGHPNQVRVAAIAGLGNLKSKESIATLTKLLIRPETPDIRKAVMTALGKIGTTEAMKPLQTYFLNEKIDMEDRRLALESLTGSRQGNSWLLELHSKKELPESLIPETGRLLRNSPYIDLRNKALIAFPVSKKLNMTSLPAPVMLAKKTGNPEQGKKLVLTHQDLACIKCHGFQGVGGSIGPDLSMIGVKGSVENLFESILTPDKAIADQYVQHVIETKDGVVMSGLMVEETGEHIILRDASGKDTKLAIRDIEKRSKSAKSLMPDNLAGFLTEDELVDVVAYLSTMKSPALLVDRWQLMGPFPNDEKDSGLDKVMGPDTGYYSKASYQGKSNRVEWKQVLANSSGYLDLAQIHGDDAPMSVSYLYAEVDAPQAGWGDIKLGSDDGVNVIFNDKLVFRHRRHEAAQPGRDSVAVEFKKGKNTLLLKVSNGNNPHGVFCTLLPPGTEPAKLLKP; encoded by the coding sequence ATGAAGCACGTATTTCACCAAGTTATCTGTTTCAGTTACTTTATATTTCATTCATTTGCCATGGCACAGTTACCACCGAATAAGGCTCTCAGCTCATTTCAGGTTGCAGCAGGCCTGAAACTGGAACTGTTCGCCAGCGAGCCCATGTTCAGCAACCCCACGTGTATGGATATCGACGAAAAAGGACGGGTGTGGGTCTGTGAATCGGTCAACTATCGTACGACATTACACCGCAAACCGGTCAACCGCAAAGAAGGGGACCGCATCGTTATCCTTCACGATACCGATGGCGATGGCAAGGCAGACAACGCTACTACCTTCTACCAGGCCCCCGATTTCCTTGCACCTCTTGGCATTGCAGTTTCTAAAGACCCAGCCGGCCCCGGCTACAAAGTTTATGTCTGCCATTCTCCTCACTTGTATCTGTTTGAAGATACGAATGGCGATGGCAAAGCTGATGGGCCACCCAAGATACTGCTTACCGGCTTTGGCGGCCATGATCATGATCACGGCATCCACGGCATCCACTTCGGCCCAGACGGCAAGCTCTACTTCTCCGTCGGCGACCAGGGTGTAAAAAACCTCAAGGATAGAAACGGCAAAGTCTGGAATACCAACCAGACCGATTGCAAAGCAGGTACCATCTGGCGTTGTAACACTGATGGCACCGGACTGGAACTGCTTGCTCACAACTTCCGTAACCAGTACGAACCTGCTGTCAACAGCTTTGGCACTATGTTCGTTTCCGACAACGACGATGATGGACTGCAGCAAACACGCATCTGTCATGTGATGTACGGCGGCGATTACGGCTACTGGCCCAGAAACCGAGGCGATCATCACTGGCATGAAGACCAGCCTGGAGTTGTTCACAAAACCCTCCGCACCGGCTTTGGCTCGCCTACTGGGATGTGCTGGTATGAAGGGAAACTGCTTCATAAAGCTTTCAGCTCTCAGCTGTCAGCTATCAGCAAAAACAATCAGTATGAAGGTTTCCTGCTACACACCGATGCTGGCCCGCGGGAAGTACGACTTTTCGGCGTGCGTCCCAAGGGTGCAGGCTATGAACTCGACAAGGTGAACCTGGTTACCAGTACCGACAACTGGTTCCGTCCAAGCGATGTCTGCGTTGCTCCCGATGGATCTATCTTCATTGCCGACTGGTACGACCCAGGCGTGGGTGGTCATGGCATGGGGGATACGACCAGGGGGAGGATTTATCGGTTAACACATAGCGTGAAGAATAGTGTGGCGAGTTCTGAGCCACAAAAGAATGACATGTTAATGCAGATCAGTTCTCCCTGTATTGCCACCAGAGCTTATGCGGCCAGCAAGTTACTCACTAGCCCTGGTGAGCAGACGAAGATACTTCTGCAGGGCTTGGCAACATCAGACCCAGTCATCGCATGTCGATGTTACTGGTTGCTTGCGAAGACCAACGGTGGAGGTAGAGCATTTACACTATCAGAGAAAGAAGCGTTTGAACGCTTTCTGGAACGATCCGAACCACATGTAAAGAACTGCATTTGTCGGCAATACTGTGATACTTCACCAAACCTTCTCCTGATCGACGATAAACTGCCTGCGAGTGTTACAGCTCAGAATTGGCGTGAGTTCTTGATTGGTTGGCGAAACTCTGATGCTGATGTCGTCAAAGATGGATTCTACAAACTCACCAACCTCTTCGACGGCCATGACCGCGCCTATCTCTCCGCCCTTAACATTGCTTGTGGCACCGATCAGCAGAGGCGGAATACCATTCTCAAAGACTTCGAGAAACACTTCCCCGAATGGAACGACAAGACAGCCTGGCTCGTGTGGGAACTCCGGCCACCATCAGTTATCAGCAAGTTGGGGCGCAAGGTTGCTTCCGAAAATATGTCCCCCTTACAAACAGAATTAGCACTTGGTGCTCTAGCCGCTTCTAGTGGAATAGAGGGTGGTGAATCGTTGCTTAAGCTGCTGCAAGACACCAAGCCAAACCGTCATGTGCGGGCAGCAGCTCTTAAGACACTGCTACAACACCTTGGCGGGAAATGGAGCAGCCTGAAAAGCTCCTTCCTGGTTCTCAAAGCCATCGAAACCCAAATGACTGATGGCGAAATGCTGCCTGCTGTTGTTGAACTCGTCTCAGTCTGTGAACGAAAGGACTTTCAGGGCTTTCTGGACAGGCTTGCCTTCAATTCGGAAGGGCATCCTAACCAGGTTCGCGTTGCTGCTATTGCTGGCTTGGGAAATCTGAAATCCAAAGAATCGATAGCAACTCTCACCAAACTTCTCATTCGCCCGGAAACTCCGGATATTCGTAAAGCCGTCATGACGGCCTTGGGGAAAATAGGCACGACTGAAGCGATGAAGCCGCTCCAAACTTACTTCCTCAATGAAAAAATCGACATGGAAGATCGCCGACTGGCTCTGGAAAGCCTTACTGGAAGCAGACAAGGGAATAGTTGGCTACTGGAACTGCACTCGAAAAAAGAGCTGCCTGAATCACTGATTCCAGAAACAGGAAGGTTACTGCGAAATAGCCCTTACATTGATCTACGAAACAAAGCGCTTATCGCATTTCCAGTTTCCAAAAAATTAAACATGACAAGCCTACCTGCTCCTGTCATGTTGGCAAAGAAAACGGGTAATCCTGAACAAGGCAAAAAACTGGTACTAACTCATCAAGACCTGGCATGTATCAAATGTCATGGCTTTCAGGGAGTGGGTGGCAGTATCGGGCCTGATCTTTCCATGATTGGTGTTAAAGGAAGCGTGGAGAATCTCTTCGAATCCATTTTAACTCCTGATAAGGCAATTGCCGATCAGTACGTACAACATGTCATCGAAACCAAAGATGGCGTTGTCATGAGCGGATTGATGGTCGAGGAAACTGGAGAACACATCATCCTGCGTGATGCCAGCGGCAAAGACACCAAGCTGGCTATTCGTGATATCGAAAAACGAAGCAAAAGCGCCAAATCGTTGATGCCTGATAACCTTGCAGGATTTCTGACAGAAGATGAACTGGTCGATGTTGTTGCGTATCTGTCCACAATGAAGTCCCCTGCTCTGCTTGTTGATCGGTGGCAACTGATGGGTCCCTTCCCGAACGATGAAAAGGACAGCGGGTTGGATAAGGTTATGGGACCGGATACAGGTTACTACAGCAAAGCGAGCTATCAAGGTAAATCGAATAGAGTGGAATGGAAACAAGTACTCGCAAACTCGTCGGGCTATCTCGACCTTGCACAAATACATGGCGATGATGCACCGATGAGTGTTTCCTATCTTTATGCTGAAGTGGATGCACCACAAGCTGGATGGGGAGATATCAAACTCGGCTCTGATGATGGTGTCAATGTGATATTCAACGATAAGCTGGTGTTCCGTCATCGACGACATGAAGCAGCACAGCCCGGCAGGGATAGTGTTGCCGTTGAATTCAAGAAAGGGAAAAATACGTTACTGCTCAAAGTCAGCAACGGAAACAACCCTCATGGAGTCTTTTGTACACTGCTGCCACCTGGAACTGAGCCGGCAAAACTGCTAAAACCGTAG
- the gyrA gene encoding DNA gyrase subunit A yields the protein MPDSLPPDVPPTDGNVTATPAPENNPREQLLNIESELKDSYLSYAMSVIVSRALPDVRDGLKPSQRRILVAMNDLNLGPASSRMKCAKITGQTTGDYHPHGTMAVYDTLVRMAQDWVMRHVLIDKQGNFGSLAGLPPAAERYTEARLSHFAAEMLADLDKDTVDMVPNYDGRVKEPMVLPSRFPNLLVNGSGGIAVGMATSIPPHNLSEVCSATIHLIDHPSATIDDLIQHIPGPDFPTGGVICGRQGIYDGYRTGRGKVIIRARAKVDEEGSRSQIIISDIPYQQTRNRIMELIGEAIKNERITGISGAPRDESSERKGEPVRIVCDIKRDADPHLVLNQLYQFTPLQETFSIILLALVDGRPKTLNLKQMLEEYLRHRVRVIRRRTEYLLRQAKHRAHILEGQLIAIASIDEVIAICRAAPSRAEAKNRLVALEVSAAVMQRALGKEHFDALIKEVGPKTSFSMTEEQAEAVVRLQLGQLAALERDEIFKEYASLRAKINEYETLLSDQKNILAVVRKDLHEISEKYGNERRTQIIDEGPSQMRHEDLIEEEMNVVTISHNGYIKRLPSNTYRSQKRGGRGVSGGQTRDDDFVEHFFTASTHAYLLFFTNFGQVYWLKVYDIPQMSRTSAGRALPNVISLKPEEKVSAVIPVRRFEPNQYLLIATRRGLVKKTALEQYSRPRAGGIIGINLEEGDSLINAVLVGEGDEVVLATKNGMAIRFSESDARPMGRDTKGVKGINLGKDDEVVGLAVADPEGQLLTVCQNGYGKRTSFGPSEASGSTATGDEEPVENSEPNESEGDENSPSNMRYRTQRRGGKGLKDIRTSERNGPVVSTVAVREGDELMVITQQGMVTRMKVSDFRSIGRNTQGVRLANLQEGDRVVTAVKLAELDNIEEITAESTEPTKDA from the coding sequence ATGCCTGATTCACTACCCCCTGATGTTCCCCCCACAGATGGCAATGTGACTGCAACGCCTGCACCGGAAAATAACCCTCGGGAACAACTTCTCAACATCGAATCAGAGCTGAAGGACAGCTATCTCAGCTATGCCATGTCGGTCATTGTCAGCCGTGCCTTGCCCGATGTTCGTGATGGATTGAAACCCTCGCAGCGTCGCATCCTCGTTGCCATGAATGATCTGAACCTGGGGCCTGCGTCCAGCCGTATGAAGTGTGCCAAAATCACCGGCCAAACTACCGGCGACTATCACCCGCATGGCACCATGGCTGTTTACGATACTCTAGTTCGCATGGCCCAGGACTGGGTCATGCGTCATGTGCTAATCGATAAGCAGGGGAATTTCGGTTCTCTAGCCGGACTGCCTCCCGCGGCTGAGCGATACACCGAAGCCCGACTGAGCCATTTTGCTGCTGAGATGCTGGCTGACCTTGACAAAGACACCGTCGACATGGTGCCTAATTATGATGGTCGCGTCAAAGAACCCATGGTTCTTCCAAGTCGGTTTCCCAATCTGCTGGTGAACGGGTCCGGCGGTATCGCAGTTGGTATGGCAACCAGCATTCCTCCCCACAATTTGTCGGAAGTATGCAGCGCCACAATTCACCTGATCGATCATCCCTCAGCAACCATTGATGACTTGATTCAGCACATACCCGGCCCCGATTTTCCAACCGGTGGAGTTATTTGTGGTCGCCAAGGTATTTATGATGGATATCGTACAGGCCGAGGCAAGGTTATTATCCGTGCCAGAGCCAAGGTCGACGAAGAAGGCAGCCGTAGCCAGATTATCATCAGCGATATTCCGTATCAGCAAACTCGCAACCGCATCATGGAGTTGATTGGCGAAGCGATCAAGAATGAAAGAATTACTGGTATCAGTGGCGCACCTCGGGACGAATCATCCGAAAGAAAAGGAGAACCTGTCCGCATAGTCTGTGACATCAAACGCGATGCTGATCCTCACCTGGTATTAAACCAGCTTTACCAGTTCACACCTCTGCAGGAAACATTCAGTATCATCTTGCTGGCTTTGGTAGATGGCAGGCCAAAGACTTTAAATTTGAAGCAGATGTTGGAGGAATACCTACGACATCGAGTGCGCGTCATTCGACGCCGTACAGAATATCTGTTGCGTCAGGCCAAGCATCGTGCACATATTCTAGAAGGACAACTGATTGCCATCGCCAGCATCGACGAGGTGATTGCCATCTGCCGTGCCGCACCAAGCCGAGCCGAAGCCAAGAACCGCCTGGTTGCCCTGGAAGTTTCTGCAGCAGTGATGCAACGAGCTCTTGGCAAAGAACACTTTGATGCACTGATCAAGGAAGTGGGTCCAAAAACCAGCTTCTCCATGACCGAAGAGCAGGCTGAAGCAGTTGTCCGGCTGCAACTTGGTCAGCTGGCTGCACTGGAACGAGACGAAATCTTCAAGGAATATGCAAGTCTGCGTGCAAAAATCAACGAATACGAAACTCTTCTTTCCGATCAGAAAAACATCCTCGCTGTGGTTCGTAAAGACCTGCATGAAATCAGTGAAAAATATGGCAATGAACGTCGCACCCAGATCATTGATGAAGGCCCCAGCCAGATGAGGCATGAAGACCTCATTGAAGAAGAAATGAATGTAGTCACGATCAGTCACAATGGTTACATCAAGCGGCTGCCCAGCAATACTTACCGCAGTCAGAAACGAGGTGGACGCGGTGTCAGTGGCGGACAAACCCGCGATGACGATTTTGTTGAACATTTTTTTACTGCTTCAACACATGCCTACCTTCTATTCTTCACTAACTTTGGACAGGTCTACTGGCTCAAGGTGTATGACATTCCGCAGATGAGCCGTACTTCTGCTGGACGGGCACTTCCCAATGTTATTTCACTCAAGCCAGAGGAAAAAGTCAGTGCTGTGATTCCAGTAAGACGATTTGAGCCAAATCAGTACCTGCTTATTGCCACCCGGCGCGGCCTGGTCAAGAAAACAGCGCTGGAACAGTATTCAAGGCCTCGAGCTGGAGGCATCATCGGCATTAATCTAGAAGAGGGAGATTCTCTGATCAATGCAGTGCTGGTCGGCGAAGGTGACGAAGTCGTCCTGGCAACTAAAAATGGAATGGCCATTCGTTTTTCTGAATCAGATGCCCGCCCGATGGGTCGTGATACCAAAGGCGTAAAAGGCATCAACCTCGGGAAAGATGATGAAGTGGTAGGCCTGGCTGTTGCTGATCCTGAAGGGCAATTATTGACCGTTTGTCAAAACGGATATGGCAAGCGAACGAGCTTTGGCCCCAGCGAAGCATCTGGGTCTACTGCAACAGGTGATGAAGAACCTGTTGAGAATTCAGAGCCTAATGAATCTGAAGGAGATGAAAATTCTCCCAGCAATATGCGCTATCGAACACAGCGGCGTGGTGGAAAAGGGCTCAAGGATATTCGCACCAGTGAGCGCAATGGGCCAGTGGTGTCCACTGTTGCTGTTCGTGAAGGTGATGAGCTTATGGTTATCACTCAACAAGGTATGGTCACTCGAATGAAAGTCAGCGATTTCCGTTCCATTGGCCGCAATACCCAAGGGGTACGCCTGGCCAACCTGCAGGAGGGTGACCGAGTAGTAACCGCTGTAAAACTGGCTGAACTCGATAATATTGAAGAAATAACAGCTGAGTCTACCGAACCAACCAAAGATGCATAA
- a CDS encoding CocE/NonD family hydrolase yields the protein MKRATLLLLLLGFTTSLMGQAQQRNRQQQAATDEEKQHAEYILANYTKYEVLVPMRDGKKLFTSIYRPKEDSRPYPIMLMRTPYSVAPYGIDKYRNRLGPSAAFDKEGYIFVNQDVRGRWMSEGDFVNMTPHIPNKKDNTQVDESSDTYDTIEWLIKNVPNHNGKVGQWGISYPGFYTAAGMIDAHPALKAVSPQAPVTDWFIGDDFHHNGALFLPHCFNFMANFGKPRPEPTSKYPYMPFDHGTPDGYDFFLKMKALNYADKLHLKGQVAFWNQMMEHGNYDEFWKSRNIRQYINKDVKPAVLTVGGWFDAENLFGALHVGKNVSAKPGNTLVMGPWVHGGWNRGDGDSLGNVKFNAKTGEYFRDKIQFPFFQHHLHDKGEWKAPGAWVFETGTNQWRKFDTWPPKNVSLNDFQLTGNGQLAIASDFTKQPTRRPQSDNSFDEFISDPSKPVPYIDKIGIGMEKEYMIADQRFASRRTDVLTYQTDVLKNDLTLAGPIEVELVVSTTGTDADWVVKMIDVYPDDAADPDPNPANVRMGGYQQLLRGDVMRGKFRKSFEKPEAFEPGKPTKVSFTMPDVFHTFRPGHKLMVQVQSSWFPLVDRNPQTFCDIYKATEADFQKATHRVYHFAENGSKIVVRVLK from the coding sequence ATGAAACGAGCAACACTTCTACTGCTTCTGTTAGGATTCACAACCTCTCTGATGGGACAAGCGCAACAGAGAAACCGCCAGCAGCAAGCTGCAACGGATGAAGAAAAACAGCATGCCGAGTATATTCTTGCCAACTACACCAAGTACGAGGTGTTAGTTCCGATGCGGGATGGCAAAAAGCTGTTCACATCGATCTATCGACCGAAGGAAGACAGTCGGCCTTATCCCATCATGTTGATGCGTACGCCTTACAGTGTTGCGCCCTATGGAATAGACAAATACCGCAATCGACTGGGGCCATCTGCAGCATTTGATAAAGAAGGATATATCTTCGTCAATCAGGATGTTCGCGGCCGCTGGATGTCGGAAGGTGACTTTGTCAACATGACACCGCACATCCCCAACAAAAAAGACAACACTCAGGTAGATGAAAGCAGCGACACCTACGATACCATCGAGTGGTTGATCAAGAATGTTCCGAATCACAATGGTAAAGTAGGGCAGTGGGGAATCAGTTACCCAGGGTTTTACACTGCGGCAGGGATGATTGATGCACATCCGGCTCTCAAGGCTGTTTCACCCCAGGCGCCTGTGACCGATTGGTTCATTGGTGATGACTTTCATCATAATGGAGCCTTATTCCTGCCTCATTGTTTCAACTTCATGGCCAATTTTGGCAAGCCTCGTCCGGAACCAACGAGTAAGTATCCATACATGCCGTTCGATCATGGCACCCCTGATGGGTACGATTTCTTCCTGAAAATGAAGGCGCTTAACTATGCAGACAAACTCCATCTCAAAGGACAGGTGGCTTTCTGGAATCAGATGATGGAGCATGGCAATTATGATGAGTTCTGGAAGAGTAGAAACATCCGGCAGTACATCAACAAGGATGTTAAGCCCGCAGTGCTAACCGTCGGTGGTTGGTTTGATGCGGAAAACCTCTTTGGTGCACTCCACGTTGGAAAGAATGTCTCTGCTAAGCCAGGCAACACCCTCGTCATGGGACCCTGGGTGCATGGCGGCTGGAACCGTGGCGATGGCGACAGCTTGGGCAATGTCAAATTCAATGCAAAGACAGGCGAGTACTTCCGTGACAAGATTCAATTCCCATTCTTCCAGCATCATTTACATGACAAAGGAGAGTGGAAGGCGCCCGGCGCATGGGTATTTGAAACGGGAACGAATCAGTGGCGAAAGTTTGATACGTGGCCGCCTAAAAATGTCAGTCTTAATGATTTTCAATTGACTGGAAATGGTCAGTTAGCAATTGCGAGTGACTTTACAAAACAGCCTACAAGACGACCACAATCAGATAACAGTTTTGACGAGTTCATCAGCGATCCCAGCAAACCTGTCCCTTACATCGACAAGATCGGCATTGGAATGGAAAAGGAGTATATGATAGCTGATCAGCGTTTTGCCAGCCGCCGAACGGATGTGCTCACCTATCAGACGGATGTTTTGAAAAACGATTTGACCTTGGCAGGCCCCATCGAAGTGGAACTCGTAGTCTCCACTACTGGTACCGATGCCGACTGGGTGGTGAAGATGATTGATGTCTATCCCGATGATGCTGCAGACCCTGATCCTAACCCTGCCAACGTGCGGATGGGGGGCTATCAGCAGCTTCTCCGTGGCGATGTCATGCGGGGTAAATTCCGCAAGAGTTTCGAAAAGCCTGAAGCCTTCGAGCCGGGGAAACCCACTAAAGTAAGTTTTACCATGCCAGACGTGTTTCACACCTTCCGTCCTGGGCATAAGTTGATGGTTCAAGTGCAGAGCAGTTGGTTTCCACTGGTGGATCGCAACCCGCAAACATTCTGCGATATCTACAAAGCCACCGAAGCGGATTTTCAGAAGGCAACACACCGCGTTTACCACTTCGCTGAAAACGGATCGAAGATTGTGGTAAGAGTCCTTAAATAA
- a CDS encoding antibiotic biosynthesis monooxygenase: MPVQEDHPILAAVKSQLKDHGKPFTMAVMIKIKPECKIQFEAAFKECIRATRQERDCIAYDLNSSSTDEGNYVNYERWKSVSALDAHLREAHTQTLLSTVAPYLAGSPDIKVYTFAGE; this comes from the coding sequence ATGCCTGTACAAGAAGATCATCCCATACTGGCAGCAGTGAAATCGCAGCTGAAAGATCATGGCAAGCCATTTACGATGGCTGTCATGATCAAGATCAAACCTGAATGCAAAATTCAGTTCGAAGCAGCGTTCAAAGAGTGCATCAGGGCTACCAGGCAAGAACGAGATTGCATCGCTTATGACCTCAACAGCAGTTCTACAGATGAGGGCAATTACGTGAATTATGAGCGATGGAAAAGTGTTTCCGCACTCGATGCCCATTTGAGGGAAGCGCATACCCAGACGCTTTTGAGCACGGTTGCTCCATATCTTGCTGGTTCGCCCGACATCAAAGTTTATACTTTTGCAGGTGAGTAG
- a CDS encoding acyl-CoA thioesterase, with product MEQNSRVQNPLDFRIPHEQVVVVRETDIDELGHVNNTVYLRWVQDIAIAHWQLIATPEQQQEMVWMVLRHEIDYKAAARLNDEIILRTWIGIAEGLRFDRHTEILSMVRKPLAIARTVWCPVDPVTQRPKKVNSDVRRMFSAES from the coding sequence ATGGAACAGAACAGCCGAGTTCAAAATCCGTTGGATTTCCGGATTCCCCATGAACAGGTAGTGGTAGTGCGTGAAACTGATATCGATGAGTTGGGCCATGTCAATAACACGGTTTATCTTCGCTGGGTGCAGGATATTGCGATTGCCCATTGGCAACTCATAGCGACTCCGGAACAGCAGCAGGAAATGGTTTGGATGGTGTTGCGACATGAAATTGATTACAAGGCTGCAGCACGATTGAACGATGAGATTATTCTGCGAACCTGGATTGGAATAGCAGAAGGCTTACGCTTTGACAGGCATACGGAAATACTGTCGATGGTTCGAAAGCCGCTGGCTATAGCGCGTACCGTGTGGTGCCCGGTGGATCCTGTCACTCAGCGCCCGAAGAAAGTAAATTCAGATGTGAGACGAATGTTCTCGGCGGAGAGTTAG
- a CDS encoding response regulator, protein MKRTILILEDNAERAEAMKAWLSDRLYMFAIEVFDHPKPLIERLQASIEEVTALSLDHDLNDTDFTKYPGGDATGMDVVRYLQTIEPVFPVIVHSTNSYEAATMVSKLKKNRWAVERIVPFNGISWIGNDWLPTLKRLLENSIAERLSTAG, encoded by the coding sequence ATGAAAAGAACCATTCTGATACTCGAGGACAATGCTGAACGAGCCGAAGCGATGAAAGCCTGGCTTTCTGATCGACTCTATATGTTCGCCATTGAAGTTTTTGATCATCCCAAACCATTGATCGAACGTCTGCAAGCTTCGATTGAGGAAGTTACTGCCCTTTCGCTAGATCATGATCTGAACGACACAGATTTCACAAAGTACCCAGGCGGTGATGCAACCGGCATGGATGTTGTTCGATATCTGCAAACCATCGAACCTGTATTTCCAGTCATCGTACATTCAACAAACAGCTATGAAGCGGCCACAATGGTCAGTAAGCTCAAAAAAAATCGTTGGGCGGTCGAACGCATCGTTCCATTTAATGGCATATCATGGATTGGCAACGACTGGCTGCCGACGTTGAAGCGACTTCTTGAAAATAGTATTGCGGAACGATTGTCGACAGCTGGCTAA